A region of Anolis carolinensis isolate JA03-04 unplaced genomic scaffold, rAnoCar3.1.pri scaffold_7, whole genome shotgun sequence DNA encodes the following proteins:
- the tubb4b gene encoding tubulin beta-4B chain — MREIVHLQAGQCGNQIGAKFWEVISDEHGIDPTGTYHGDSDLQLERINVYYNEATGGKYVPRAVLVDLEPGTMDSVRSGPFGQIFRPDNFVFGQSGAGNNWAKGHYTEGAELVDSVLDVVRKEAESCDCLQGFQLTHSLGGGTGSGMGTLLISKIREEYPDRIMNTFSVVPSPKVSDTVVEPYNATLSVHQLVENTDETYCIDNEALYDICFRTLKLTTPTYGDLNHLVSATMSGVTTCLRFPGQLNADLRKLAVNMVPFPRLHFFMPGFAPLTSRGSQQYRALTVPELTQQMFDAKNMMAACDPRHGRYLTVAAVFRGRMSMKEVDEQMLNVQNKNSSYFVEWIPNNVKTAVCDIPPRGLKMSATFIGNSTAIQELFKRISEQFTAMFRRKAFLHWYTGEGMDEMEFTEAESNMNDLVSEYQQYQDATAEEEGEFEEEAEEEAA; from the exons ATGAGGGAGATTGTGCACCTGCAGGCCGGACAGTGCGGCAACCAGATCGGCGCCAAG TTCTGGGAGGTGATCTCGGACGAGCACGGCATCGACCCCACCGGCACCTACCACGGCGACAGCGACCTCCAGCTCGAGCGCATCAACGTCTATTACAACGAGGCCACCg GTGGCAAATATGTCCCACGCGCCGTGTTGGTGGACCTGGAGCCTGGCACCATGGACTCCGTGCGCTCCGGCCCCTTTGGGCAGATCTTCCGGCCGGATAACTTTGTGTTTG GTCAGAGCGGCGCAGGCAACAACTGGGCCAAGGGCCACTACACGGAGGGGGCGGAGCTGGTGGACTCGGTGCTGGACGTGGTGCGGAAGGAGGCCGAGAGCTGTGACTGCCTGCAGGGCTTCCAGCTCACGCACTCGCTGGGGGGCGGCACGGGCTCTGGCATGGGCACCCTCCTCATCAGCAAGATCCGGGAGGAGTACCCCGACCGCATCATGAACACCTTCAGCGTGGTGCCCTCCCCCAAGGTCTCGGACACTGTGGTGGAGCCCTACAACGCCACCCTCTCGGTGCACCAGCTGGTGGAGAACACGGACGAGACCTACTGCATCGACAACGAGGCCCTCTACGACATCTGCTTCCGGACCCTCAAGCTGACCACCCCCACCTACGGCGACCTCAACCACCTGGTCTCGGCCACCATGAGCGGCGTCACCACCTGCCTGCGCTTCCCCGGCCAGCTCAACGCCGACCTGCGCAAGCTGGCCGTCAACATGGTGCCCTTTCCCCGCTTGCACTTCTTCATGCCGGGTTTCGCCCCGCTCACCAGCCGCGGGAGCCAGCAGTACCGGGCCCTGACCGTGCCGGAGCTGACCCAGCAGATGTTCGACGCCAAGAACATGATGGCGGCCTGCGACCCCCGCCACGGGCGCTACCTGACGGTGGCGGCGGTCTTCCGAGGCCGCATGTCCATGAAGGAGGTGGACGAGCAGATGCTCAACGTGCAGAACAAGAACAGCAGCTACTTCGTGGAGTGGATTCCCAACAACGTCAAGACGGCCGTCTGCGACATCCCGCCCCGCGGCCTCAAGATGTCGGCCACCTTCATTGGCAACAGCACCGCCATCCAGGAGCTCTTCAAGCGCATTTCGGAGCAGTTCACGGCCATGTTCCGGCGCAAGGCCTTCCTGCACTGGTACACGGGCGAGGGCATGGATGAGATGGAGTTCACCGAGGCCGAGAGCAACATGAACGACCTGGTCTCCGAGTACCAGCAGTACCAGGACGCCACCGCCGAGGAGGAGGGCGAGTTTGAGGAAGAGGCCGAGGAAGAAGCCGCCTAA
- the cimip2a gene encoding ciliary microtubule inner protein 2A, which yields MTATQRCSFLPQDPYYIPGYSGFYPQVRYQVGKTYGRTTNDILTDPEVYKSPNSVLTPISRPKFIEDFSRRPRPTPEPMDQHQNYIPGYTGFVPHQSCFPIPGKENWPPIPRPEPPRWTDPDSAQLLEQRKYSPCHPGIRLACGPGWRQFTATAGSRLVSGQGDRKAICHPDVALVCGKEAAGGPCDAGMSLVCGQGWRATPYRTGSEQPTRIEGTPLPQVTETVDVRRFDRMPKMDVPNLIQRKAISGYTGFIPRFTWIMGINYLKGVKDAMNEFDKNQEILRSPMYCFGQRLPHTYWPNTKIYSSNGLLPFYTGFVPTIRHNYALTFGNSTRKAYYDELLRRQPAG from the exons ATGACCGCGACCCAGAGGTGCAGCTTCCTCCCCCAGGATCCCTACTACATCCCTGG CTATAGCGGGTTCTACCCGCAGGTCCGCTACCAGGTGGGCAAGACCTACGGCAGGACCACAAACGACATCCTGACCGACCCCGAGGTCTACAAGAGCCCCAACTCCGTGCTGACCCCCATCTCGCGGCCCAAGTTCATTGAAGACTTCAGCCGCCGGCCGCGTCCCACACCGGAGCCCATGGATCAGCACCAGAACTACATCCCTGGATACACAG GCTTTGTGCCCCACCAAAGCTGCTTCCCCATCCCCGGCAAAGAGAACTGGCCCCCCATTCCGAGGCCTGAGCCCCCAAGGTGGACGGACCCCGACTCGGCGCAGCTGCTGGAGCAGAGGAAGTACAGCCCCTGCCACCCGGGCATCCGCTTGGCCTGTGGCCCCGGCTGGAGGCAGTTTACCGCCACGGCCGGCTCCCGGCTTGTCTCGGGGCAAGGCGACCGGAAGGCCATCTGCCACCCAGACGTGGCCCTGGTCTGCGGGAAGGAGGCGGCCGGCGGGCCCTGCGATGCCGGGATGTCCCTCGTGTGTGGACAGGGATGGAGAGCCACCCCATACCGCACCGGCAGCGAGCAA CCCACAAGGATCGAAGGCACCCCTTTGCCACAAGTGACGGAGACCGTGGACGTGAGGCGCTTCGACCGGATGCCCAAGATGGACGTGCCCAACCTCATCCAGAGGAAAGCCATCTCAG GGTATACGGGATTCATCCCGCGATTCACCTGGATTATGGGCATCAATTACCTGAAAGGAGTCAAGGATGCCATGAACGAGTTTGATAAAAATCAG GAAATCCTGAGAAGCCCAATGTACTGCTTTGGCCAGCGGCTGCCACATACCTACTGGCCCAACACCAAGATCTACTCCAGTAACGGCTTGCTGCCATTCTACACGGGGTTTGTGCCAA CCATCAGGCACAACTACGCTCTCACCTTTGGAAACAGCACCCGCAAAGCGTACTATGACGAACTGCTGCGGAGACAGCCTGCAGGGTAG